One genomic window of Nicotiana sylvestris chromosome 10, ASM39365v2, whole genome shotgun sequence includes the following:
- the LOC104238405 gene encoding putative late blight resistance protein homolog R1B-14 — protein MSSNRYLSSKNRLFERLQQLDDIFYFPNTTKDTVRFVKREFKFLDIFLSLQSFTYECPNMLDVVQKVQALFEDALFDFSELYLAEYFDLCPFIVQNKIWSIKMEIRAKYSFPKISSSPFSANKDGIAILNFFTKFIDTVVENLCDLVDDSCSLLYVPENKEHTEDVLKELKLVQYFVCFVSERFIEPQSQYHVSFFTHVLAVVGHASMLAWFYLSGRGYENQDVIVVGEINVFLFLQMELKPISTVIYPTIRKAFQSKLPRIHGLGYVDFLLNNLKEFQSRHSNSLASVTNQILIIQKELESLQPFLKAITEGRDNDLDKIHRCATQLIGKAYEVEYIVDACICKEAPVWFLERWLLDIIEEITVIRADVAKIQEKKMAGDTKNTSTSHASSSSASTPRMNEEIVGFKDVIEKLRDQLIKGTRGRDVISISGMPGLGKTTLAYRLYSDRLVVSHFDIRAQCCVSQEYSRKNLLLVILRDVIGKDSKSRESCADHELADELRRVLLSKRYLVLLDDVWEASAWDDLIGCFQDTNNGSRIIVTTRNNEVANYARFRSDPLSLRMFNDDESWELLRKKVFGEERCPPLLNNIGQQIAKKCGRLPLSIALVGGILAETEKKEECWEQVGNNLVPHIHGDSRSIIEHSYRILPYHIKLCFLYFGAFLEDSVINVSKLTRMWISEGFIKCFEGKSLEDIAEGYLGNLIGRNLVMGTKRSIGGKIKACRIHDLLHDFCKERAKKENLLLWIKRDQNTRQFSHRMSIYGERYHTEERSSCWSHVDSIILHYNCLVVGTVSHIFRSFKFLKVLDLEFTSIGSFPSDLVYLRYFAATWESGYSAAKAWKSSISSFTANRWNLETLILKGARGRKLPPITLCEMVKLRHLHIYECKFTIKNAEEYLENCKTLYDLRTLSYPCFSCVLDVEMILRNTPNLRELRCQVHGTKFYYRENFQRQTEKYYVLNFPAQLEMLQISRKSSFHIDENTLPFCISSPNLKNLRLEKFHLHPRHFSAIASLQNLKVLKLKYILSGSIKWKVSNGEFLQLEVLELDDLRIGGWIVEDDAFPNLQHLILLECKSLKEIPSCFGDISSLKSIKVEECNESVNKSARDIWNTQVEDYQNYGFEVFISATRHYYSYSDYED, from the exons ATGTCTTCTAACCGATACTTGTCTTCAAAGAATCGTCTTTTTGAACGTCTGCAACAACTTGACGATATTTTTTACTTCCCTAATACTACGAAAGATACAGTCAGGTTCGTTAAACGGGAATTCAAATTCCTGGATATATTTCTCAGCTTGCAGAGCTTCACATATGAATGTCCCAACATGCTAGATGTCGTTCAGAAAGTTCAAGCTCTATTTGAAGATGCTCTATTTGACTTTTCTGAATTATACCTAGCCGAGTACTTTGATCTTTGTCCCTTTATTGTACAAAACAAGATTTGGTCGATTAAGATGGAAATTAGAGCCAAATACTCCTTTCCTAAAATATCATCCTCACCATTTTCGGCCAACAAGGATGGTATTGCAATTCTCAATTTTTTTACTAAATTCATCGATACTGTGGTAGAGAATCTTTGTGATCTAGTTGATGATTCTTGTTCACTTCTTTATGTTCCTGAAAACAAGGAACATACTGAAGATGTTTTAAAGGAATTGAAATTGGTGCAATATTTCGTTTGCTTTGTTTCAGAGAGGTTCATAGAACCtcagagccaatatcatgttagTTTCTTCACTCATGTTTTAGCTGTGGTTGGTCATGCATCAATGCTTGCCTGGTTTTATCTTTCAGGCCGTGGGTACGAAAATCAAGATGTGATTGTTGTAGGTGAAAtcaatgtttttcttttcttgcaaaTGGAGTTAAAGCCCATTAGCACAGTGATATACCCCACCATACGGAAGGCGTTTCAATCTAAATTGCCTAGGATTCATGGACTAGGCTATGTTGATTTCCTTTTGAACAACCTGAAGGAGTTCCAAAGCCGCCATTCAAATTCACTAGCTTCTGTCACGAACCAAATTCTaataattcagaaggaactcgaGAGCTTGCAACCTTTTCTCAAGGCTATTACAGAAGGGCGAGACAATGACCTCGACAAAATTCACCGTTGTGCTACACAATTGATTGGCAAAGCATATGAGGTAGAGTACATAGTTGATGCATGTATATGCAAAGAAGCTCCTGTATGGTTCCTCGAGCGTTGGCTCTTGGATATCATAGAGGAGATTACTGTTATCAGAGCAGACGTAGCAAAGattcaagaaaagaaaatggCTGGGGATACGAAGAACACTAGTACGTCTCATGCGTCATCAAGTTCGGCAAGCACTCCAAGGATGAATGAAGAAATTGTAGGTTTCAAGGATGTCATAGAAAAGTTAAGAGACCAACTAATAAAAGGAACCAGAGGGCGAGACGTTATCTCAATTTCTGGCATGCCAGGTCTAGGCAAGACGACTCTGGCCTACAGACTATACTCTGATAGGTTAGTTGTTTCTCACTTTGATATTCGTGCACAATGTTGTGTATCTCAAGAATATTCACGTAAGAACTTGTTATTGGTCATTCTACGTGATGTTATTGGTAAAGACTCTAAAAGTAGAGAAAGCTGCGCTGATCATGAACTAGCTGATGAGCTTCGTAGAGTTTTACTCTCCAAAAGATATCTCGTCCTTCTTGATGACGTGTGGGAAGCTAGTGCTTGGGATGATCTAATAGGTTGTTTTCAAGATACCAATAATGGAAGTAGAATCATTGTAACAACGCGAAATAATGAGGTTGCCAATTATGCTCGATTTCGAAGTGATCCCCTTTCCCTTCGTATGTTTAACGATGATGAAAGTTGGGAGTTACTTCGAAAGAAGGTTTTTGGTGAAGAAAGATGCCCCCCTCTCTTAAATAATATTGGGCAACAAATTGCAAAAAAGTGTGGTCGGTTACCTCTTTCAATTGCTTTGGTGGGTGGTATTCTTGCAGAGacggagaagaaagaagaatgtTGGGAACAAGTGGGCAATAATTTAGTTCCCCACATTCACGGCGATTCAAGGTCCATTATAGAACATAGTTATCGGATTTTACCCTACCATATAAAGCTTTGCTTTCTTTACTTTGGAGCATTCTTAGAGGACAGTGTGATTAACGTTTCGAAATTGACACGCATGTGGATCTCCGAAGGATTCATAAAATGTTTTGAAGGCAAGAGTTTGGAGGATATAGCAGAAGGCTATTTGGGAAATCTTATTGGAAGAAATCTAGTGATGGGAACTAAAAGGAGCATTGGAGGTAAGATTAAAGCATGTCGAATACATGACCTATTGCATGATTTCTGCAAGGAGAGAGCAAAGAAAGAGAATCTTCTCCTATGGATAAAACG GGATCAAAATACCAGGCAATTTTCTCATCGCATGTCCATTTATGGTGAAAGGTATCATACTGAAGAGCGTAGCTCGTGTTGGTCACATGTTGATTCTATAATTTTGCATTATAATTGCCTTGTAGTTGGTACTGTCTCCCATATTTTTCGCAGCTTCAAGTTTCTAAAAGTGCTGGATTTGGAGTTCACTAGTATTGGTTCTTTCCCATCTGATCTAGTTTACTTGAGGTATTTCGCTGCAACTTGGGAGTCGGGTTATTCTGCTGCAAAAGCTTGGAAGTCGTCGATTTCATCATTCACAGCCAATCGTTGGAACCTTGAAACTCTTATATTAAAAGGGGCTCGAGGAAGAAAGTTACCACCCATTACACTCTGTGAGATGGTTAAATTGAGACACTTGCACATTTATGAGtgcaaattcacaataaaaaatGCAGAAGAATATCTTGAAAACTGCAAAACACTTTATGATCTGAGAACTCTTTCCTATCCATGTTTTTCTTGTGTCCTGGATGTGGAAATGATTTTGAGAAATACACCTAATCTACGGGAACTGAGATGCCAAGTCCACGGTACCAAGTTTTACTATAGAGAGAATTTTCAAAGGCAGACTGAAAAGTACTATGTATTGAATTTTCCTGCACAGCTTGAAATGCTGCAGATTAGTCGTAAGTCGTCATTTCACATTGATGAAAATACCCTCCCCTTTTGCATCTCTTCACCAAACCTCAAAAACCTGAGACTAGAGAAGTTTCACCTGCATCCTCGTCACTTTTCAGCAATTGCTTCGCTTCAGAACCTTAAAGTACTCAAACTGAAATACATTCTGAGTGGCTCTATAAAATGGAAAGTGAGCAATGGCGAGTTCCTTCAGCTCGAAGTCTTGGAACTAGATGACCTCCGCATTGGAGGATGGATTGTCGAGGACGATGCCTTTCCTAACCTTCAACACTTGATTTTGCTTGAATGCAAATCTCTAAAGGAGATCCCTTCTTGTTTCGGAGACATCTCTTCTCTGAAATCCATTAAGGTAGAGGAGTGCAACGAATCTGTTAACAAGTCGGCGAGGGATATCTGGAATACACAAGTTGAAGATTATCAGAATTATGGTTTCGAGGTCTTTATCAGCGCGACAAGGCATTACTATTCATATTCAG ACTATGAAGACTAG